In one window of Tachypleus tridentatus isolate NWPU-2018 chromosome 2, ASM421037v1, whole genome shotgun sequence DNA:
- the Rrp45 gene encoding exosome complex component Rrp45, translating to MVKEVVTAKCQQDFIIQSVKADKRIDGRELNESRVMHVTFGKTRGCVLCTLGNTRVLSQVSCELSMPKAAHPTEGSLHINVELSPMASPVFEAGRSSDLGIELTRVLEKCIRDSHCVDLEALCIVAGEKVWSVRVDVHVMNHDGNLAECAAISAVSSLHHFRRPEVTVAGAEATVHSVKEHDPIPLSLHHIPVCVTFALFNSGQQVIADPTEAEELASEGRVIVGVNAHQEICMMHISGCTPLQKKQVQRFVELAVNRAKDVTEYIKMKLQQDEQNRSLKNLVGFAGDLQTEKILATQIRPQKVLFSPPTVSIEETVVTDNEVEMTGEITQPEKEAKILLYGPKTAGIGEGGASQWETVDLSIEDNVTTSVEKNNDLSHDDESEEEVVTLGAEDIQIESQDLDKNHKQKLSRRWYAKDAFFGGW from the coding sequence ATGGTTAAAGAAGTTGTAACAGCTAAATGTCAACAAGACTTTATTATTCAGAGCGTAAAAGCAGATAAAAGAATTGATGGAAGGGAACTAAATGAGAGTCGTGTAATGCATGTAACTTTTGGAAAAACTAGAGGTTGTGTGTTGTGCACATTGGGGAACACAAGAGTGTTATCGCAAGTTTCTTGTGAACTATCTATGCCTAAAGCAGCCCACCCAACAGAAGGTTCACTTCATATTAATGTTGAATTGTCCCCAATGGCTTCCCCAGTGTTTGAAGCTGGCAGATCTTCAGATCTTGGAATAGAACTAACCAGGGTCCTTGAGAAATGCATTAGAGACTCCCACTGTGTTGATTTGGAAGCTTTGTGTATAGTGGCTGGTGAAAAGGTGTGGAGCGTACGGGTTGACGTTCACGTGATGAACCATGATGGAAACTTAGCAGAATGTGCAGCTATTTCAGCAGTGTCTTCTCTGCATCACTTCAGACGACCAGAAGTTACAGTTGCAGGTGCTGAGGCTACAGTTCACTCTGTGAAAGAACATGACCCTATTCCTCTCAGCCTCCATCATATTCCAGTATGTGTCACCTTTGCTTTGTTTAATAGTGGTCAACAAGTAATTGCTGATCCAACAGAAGCAGAAGAGCTGGCTTCTGAGGGCCGAGTGATAGTAGGAGTAAATGCTCACCAAGAGATATGCATGATGCATATTAGTGGCTGTACACCATTGCAGAAAAAGCAGGTTCAAAGATTTGTAGAACTTGCAGTAAACAGAGCAAAAGATGTCACAGAATACATCAAAATGAAATTACAGCAAGATGAACAGAACAGATCTTTAAAGAATCTTGTGGGGTTTGCTGGAGACCTTCAGACTGAGAAGATACTTGCTACACAAATTAGACcacaaaaagttttgttttctccACCTACAGTTAGTATTGAAGAGACTGTTGTTACCGATAATGAGGTAGAAATGACAGGTGAAATTACTCAACCAGAAAAAGAAGCGAAAATATTACTATATGGACCAAAGACAGCTGGGATTGGAGAAGGTGGAGCTTCTCAGTGGGAGACAGTAGATCTATCTATTGAGGATAATGTTACAACATcagtagaaaaaaataatgatttgtcTCATGATGATGAGAGTGAGGAAGAAGTGGTAACTCTTGGAGCAGAAGATATTCAGATAGAATCCCAGGATTTGGAcaaaaatcataaacaaaaactaaGCCGCAGATGGTATGCAAAAGATGCATTCTTTGGAGGGTGGtga